A single region of the Acidithiobacillus acidisediminis genome encodes:
- the folK gene encoding 2-amino-4-hydroxy-6-hydroxymethyldihydropteridine diphosphokinase — protein sequence MADTTEPIAVIAWVGMGSNQQEPRFQVARARSALNGLPETRLAWVSQDYLSEPIGGVAQAPFVNAVARLETRLSAAELLRALHQIEEGAGRRRAVELVWGPRVLDLDLLLYGELQSQDSGLRLPHPEIAHRAFVLRPLADYDAQMAIPGLGTIAELLPAVAEQKLWPLPAEADDSTRGLRQSC from the coding sequence TTGGCTGACACAACAGAACCTATTGCCGTAATTGCCTGGGTAGGCATGGGCAGCAATCAGCAAGAACCTCGCTTCCAGGTTGCGCGGGCGCGTAGCGCTTTAAATGGCCTGCCAGAAACCCGTTTGGCTTGGGTCTCCCAAGACTACCTCTCGGAACCTATTGGCGGTGTCGCCCAAGCCCCGTTCGTCAATGCTGTGGCCCGCCTCGAAACCCGCCTGAGTGCTGCCGAATTGCTGCGCGCCCTGCATCAGATCGAAGAAGGGGCGGGACGACGGCGCGCGGTGGAACTGGTCTGGGGGCCGCGGGTTCTGGACCTGGATCTCCTCCTCTACGGTGAATTGCAAAGCCAGGACAGCGGCCTGCGCTTACCCCATCCAGAAATTGCGCACCGTGCGTTCGTCTTGCGGCCATTGGCGGACTATGACGCACAAATGGCCATTCCCGGCTTGGGCACCATCGCCGAGCTGCTCCCGGCGGTGGCCGAACAAAAGCTCTGGCCCCTGCCAGCCGAGGCAGACGACAGTACGAGAGGCCTGCGGCAGTCATGTTGA
- the guaB gene encoding IMP dehydrogenase has translation MQLIGEALTFDDVLLIPAHSAVLPRDVHIGTRLSRRLTINIPLLSAAMDTVTEAAMAICMAQEGGIGIIHKNMSPEQQAAQVRRVKKFEAGVIKDPITARPEASIREVLQLMALHGISGVPVVGERLEGIVTNRDLRFETRMDAPVSSVMTPRERLVTVAEGSSLDATKDLLHQHRIEKILVVNDQFELRGLITVKDISKATEHPFACRDVQGRLLVGAAVGVGAGTEERVERLVDAGVDLIIVDTAHGHSQGVLDRVAWIKKQFAAVEVIGGNIATGDAARALVDAGADGVKVGIGPGSICTTRMVAGVGVPQVTAINFVAEALAGSDVPLIADGGVRFSGDFAKALAAGAHSVMVGGLLAGTDEAPGEIELYQGRSFKAYRGMGSLGAMQQGSADRYFQDASSPEAPKLVPEGVEGRVPYKGPAGQVIQQLIGGLRSSMGYLGAADLQRLRERAQFIKITQAGVRESHVHDVHITKEAPNYRVE, from the coding sequence ATGCAACTGATTGGCGAAGCCCTGACCTTTGATGATGTCCTGCTTATCCCCGCCCATTCCGCTGTCTTGCCCCGCGATGTGCACATTGGCACCCGCCTGAGTCGTCGCCTGACCATCAACATTCCCCTGCTCTCGGCCGCCATGGACACCGTCACCGAGGCAGCCATGGCGATCTGCATGGCCCAGGAAGGGGGCATCGGCATCATCCACAAGAACATGAGCCCCGAGCAGCAGGCGGCCCAGGTGCGGCGGGTCAAGAAGTTCGAAGCGGGGGTCATCAAGGACCCCATCACCGCCCGCCCTGAAGCCAGTATTCGCGAAGTTCTGCAGCTCATGGCGCTGCATGGGATCTCCGGCGTGCCGGTGGTGGGAGAACGTCTGGAAGGGATCGTCACCAATCGCGATCTCCGTTTCGAGACGCGTATGGATGCCCCGGTGAGCAGCGTCATGACCCCGCGTGAGAGACTCGTGACCGTGGCGGAGGGTAGCAGTCTCGATGCCACCAAGGATCTGCTGCACCAACATCGAATCGAAAAGATTCTGGTCGTGAACGATCAATTCGAGCTGCGCGGCCTGATCACGGTCAAGGATATCAGCAAGGCGACGGAACACCCCTTTGCCTGCCGTGATGTCCAGGGACGCTTGCTGGTTGGGGCAGCGGTGGGTGTGGGCGCTGGCACCGAAGAGCGGGTAGAGCGTCTGGTGGATGCGGGGGTGGACTTGATCATCGTCGATACCGCCCACGGCCATAGTCAGGGGGTGCTCGACCGGGTCGCCTGGATCAAAAAACAATTTGCGGCGGTGGAAGTGATCGGCGGGAATATCGCCACGGGTGATGCGGCCCGCGCCTTGGTAGATGCTGGCGCCGATGGGGTCAAGGTGGGGATTGGACCAGGCTCCATCTGCACGACGCGCATGGTGGCAGGCGTGGGGGTGCCGCAGGTCACGGCCATCAACTTTGTGGCCGAGGCCTTGGCAGGTTCTGACGTGCCCCTCATTGCCGACGGGGGGGTACGCTTTTCCGGTGATTTTGCGAAGGCCTTGGCAGCCGGTGCGCACAGCGTGATGGTGGGCGGGCTTTTGGCGGGCACCGATGAAGCCCCCGGCGAGATCGAGCTCTATCAGGGGCGTAGCTTCAAGGCCTACCGCGGCATGGGCTCCTTGGGGGCCATGCAGCAGGGTTCGGCGGATCGGTATTTCCAGGATGCCAGCAGTCCCGAGGCGCCCAAGTTGGTGCCCGAAGGGGTGGAAGGGCGGGTGCCCTACAAGGGGCCAGCGGGGCAGGTCATCCAGCAATTGATCGGCGGCTTGCGCTCGAGCATGGGCTACCTGGGTGCGGCAGATCTGCAGCGGCTGCGAGAGCGGGCCCAGTTCATCAAGATTACCCAGGCTGGGGTGCGCGAGAGTCACGTGCACGATGTCCACATTACCAAAGAAGCCCCTAACTACCGGGTGGAGTAA
- a CDS encoding AbrB family transcriptional regulator, which yields MVLRGISGQPGTWLRWTLLLFGSLLASWPFSNLHIPAAPLFAALLCAVLLNLWDSVPYARMLPRSGQAILGLEIGLLFSHQALIVILRHWLPILAVSAGTLLLSLAAGLIFGRWAKVTTGTGLLSMTAGGAAGITAIAQELGADMGLVAILQYLRVILVMLSLPAVVLWVFAQPMHTPVSLAEAHANWLGTVLLLLLAWLAVRVALRVRLTAPYLLGPLLVSIALTASQHSPTPALPHSLLFLAYLLIGWQAGLQLSLDRLRSHLRLLPQAIILILILNLLCAVLGVVLAQLVGVSDLDGYLATAPGALYAAVAVSMAAHGNVLFVLGTHLLRLLLMLLIMPTLVQRLRSRAIAKE from the coding sequence ATGGTCCTGCGCGGCATCAGCGGTCAACCTGGCACTTGGCTTCGCTGGACATTGCTGCTGTTTGGAAGTCTGCTCGCCTCCTGGCCCTTCTCGAACCTGCATATTCCCGCTGCCCCCCTGTTCGCCGCCCTGCTCTGCGCTGTGCTCCTCAATCTCTGGGACAGCGTGCCCTACGCACGGATGTTGCCGCGAAGCGGACAAGCGATTCTTGGACTGGAAATCGGGCTGCTCTTTAGCCATCAGGCGCTGATAGTCATTTTGCGACACTGGCTCCCCATTCTCGCGGTCAGCGCTGGCACCTTGCTCCTCAGTCTGGCTGCGGGGCTGATCTTCGGTCGCTGGGCGAAGGTCACGACCGGCACAGGCTTACTATCGATGACCGCGGGTGGCGCCGCGGGAATCACCGCCATTGCTCAGGAACTCGGCGCCGACATGGGGCTGGTGGCCATCCTCCAATATCTGCGCGTAATTCTCGTCATGCTGTCGTTACCGGCCGTCGTACTCTGGGTATTTGCCCAACCCATGCACACGCCAGTTTCCCTGGCTGAGGCGCATGCAAACTGGCTGGGCACCGTGCTTTTGCTCTTGCTCGCCTGGCTCGCCGTGCGGGTTGCCCTGCGCGTCCGCCTCACTGCCCCTTATCTCCTGGGCCCGCTTCTGGTGAGCATTGCCCTGACCGCATCGCAACATAGCCCCACTCCCGCCCTGCCCCACAGCCTGCTGTTCTTGGCCTATTTGCTGATAGGCTGGCAGGCCGGACTGCAGCTTTCCCTGGATCGACTGCGCAGTCATTTGCGGCTATTACCCCAAGCCATCATCCTGATTCTGATCTTGAATCTGCTCTGCGCCGTCCTTGGGGTCGTATTGGCCCAACTGGTTGGCGTCAGCGACCTGGACGGTTATCTCGCCACCGCGCCAGGAGCACTGTATGCGGCGGTGGCCGTCAGCATGGCCGCCCACGGTAATGTACTTTTTGTCCTGGGCACCCATCTATTGCGTTTATTGCTCATGCTTCTCATCATGCCCACATTGGTGCAACGATTGCGCAGCAGAGCCATTGCCAAGGAATGA
- the pcnB gene encoding polynucleotide adenylyltransferase PcnB, which yields MVSLKHFIALQLAEEPVAPPAVQSPTPALPAGARVISREQHRISRRQISDAALQVLNGLHQAGYQAYLVGGSVRDLLLGREPKDFDVCTNARPEEVRKLFRRNARLIGRRFILAHVQFGREIIEVATFRGSGKDEQARSASGRILADNVYGSLEEDAQRRDFTANALYYNIADRSIIDFWGAWEDIEAQRLRMIGEAEERFHEDPVRMLRAARFAAKLGFQLDPAIEAAIPRCRELLREVPPARLYEEVGKLFLAGFAQQSLATLQRHGLFSALFPQLDDALGREDQGEARELVRLSLDNTDARVAAGKSVHPAFLFAALLWPVLLLEQERLMSEDKPELVAMQQAASLVLEENRGQIAIPRRFTLTIREIWDLQARFHRRGGRRPYALLAHERFRAAFDFLVLRRNAGANLALLADWWQQFQSADNDGRKQLIEAAHQEDRGAELSLGPLPASEAKRGKRRRRRRGPRQKSESAVTAEAN from the coding sequence TTGGTTTCTCTGAAACACTTTATTGCGTTGCAACTCGCCGAAGAACCGGTTGCCCCGCCTGCAGTGCAGTCACCAACGCCGGCGCTCCCCGCTGGCGCACGCGTCATTTCCCGCGAGCAGCATCGGATCTCGCGACGACAGATCAGTGATGCCGCACTGCAAGTGCTGAACGGCCTTCATCAAGCGGGTTATCAGGCCTACCTGGTCGGTGGCAGTGTGCGCGATCTGCTCCTGGGTCGAGAGCCCAAAGATTTCGACGTGTGCACGAATGCCCGCCCCGAGGAAGTACGCAAACTCTTTCGCCGCAATGCCCGCCTGATTGGCCGACGCTTCATCCTCGCGCATGTGCAATTTGGCCGAGAAATCATCGAGGTCGCCACCTTTCGCGGCAGCGGCAAGGATGAGCAGGCGCGCAGTGCCAGCGGCAGGATTCTTGCAGACAATGTCTACGGCAGCCTGGAAGAGGACGCCCAACGGCGCGACTTCACGGCCAATGCCCTGTACTACAATATCGCCGATCGCAGCATCATCGACTTTTGGGGCGCCTGGGAGGATATCGAGGCGCAGCGTTTACGTATGATTGGCGAGGCGGAAGAGCGCTTTCACGAAGATCCTGTGCGTATGTTGCGGGCCGCGCGTTTTGCCGCCAAACTGGGTTTTCAGCTTGATCCAGCCATCGAGGCAGCCATACCCCGTTGCCGCGAACTCCTGCGCGAGGTTCCTCCCGCGCGTCTGTATGAGGAAGTCGGCAAGCTCTTCCTAGCCGGCTTCGCGCAGCAGAGTCTTGCCACCTTGCAACGCCACGGTCTGTTCTCGGCCCTTTTCCCGCAGCTTGACGACGCACTAGGCCGAGAAGATCAGGGTGAAGCGCGGGAATTGGTCCGTCTTTCCCTGGACAACACCGACGCACGCGTAGCCGCCGGAAAATCGGTACATCCCGCCTTTCTCTTTGCTGCCCTGCTGTGGCCCGTCCTGCTGCTAGAGCAAGAGCGCTTGATGAGCGAAGACAAGCCGGAACTTGTAGCAATGCAACAAGCGGCGAGTCTGGTGCTGGAGGAAAATCGCGGGCAGATTGCCATTCCTCGCCGCTTCACCCTGACGATTCGGGAAATCTGGGATCTTCAGGCACGCTTTCATCGCCGTGGCGGGCGACGGCCTTATGCCCTGCTGGCCCACGAACGCTTCCGGGCGGCCTTCGATTTCCTCGTGCTACGCCGCAATGCCGGCGCTAATCTCGCACTACTCGCGGACTGGTGGCAACAGTTTCAGAGTGCCGATAACGATGGCCGCAAACAGCTGATAGAAGCAGCACATCAAGAGGATCGGGGGGCAGAACTTTCCCTTGGCCCTCTGCCGGCTTCGGAAGCCAAACGCGGCAAACGGCGACGGCGACGGCGTGGCCCCAGACAAAAATCGGAATCTGCCGTCACTGCAGAAGCCAACTAG
- the thiC gene encoding phosphomethylpyrimidine synthase ThiC, with translation MATRPQDLSILPSEHEITTGPIAGSRKGYSAGTLFPDLRVPHREIAQTPTRQRDGSLLENPVIPVYDVSGPYTDPEAEINIHAGLPALRWRWPWVLPTTIVHSLEPSSAYGRQRQEDPQTAQIRFQRRSEIRRAAPGRNVSQMHAARRGIVTPEMEFVAIRENEARDALRESHPELFRAHAGEGFGARLPERFTPDFVRDEVASGRAIIPANINHPELEPMAIGRNFRVKINANIGNSAVTSSIAEEVEKMVWAIRWGADTVMDLSTGKHIHETREWILRNSPVPIGTVPIYQALEKVDGKAEELTWELFRDTLIEQAEQGVDYFTIHAGVLLRYVPLTANRLTGIVSRGGSIMAKWCLAHHQENFLYTHFAEICEIMQAYDVSFSLGDGLRPGSIADANDEAQFAELHTLGELTKIAWEQDVQVMIEGPGHVPMQRIRANMDEELQHCFEAPFYTLGPLTTDIAPGYDHITSAIGAAQIGWYGTAMLCYVTPKEHLGLPDKNDVREGVMAYKLAAHAADLAKGYPGAQVRDNALSKARFEFRWADQFHLGLDPEKAQAFHDETLPQEGAKLAHFCSMCGPHFCSMKITQDLQEYAQRGMQEKSADFQRLGQNIYLKS, from the coding sequence ATGGCAACTCGTCCCCAAGATCTTTCTATCCTCCCCAGTGAACATGAGATCACTACGGGTCCCATCGCGGGCTCGCGCAAAGGCTACAGTGCCGGAACGCTGTTTCCAGACTTGCGTGTTCCGCACCGGGAGATTGCGCAGACCCCTACGCGTCAGCGGGACGGATCGCTGCTGGAAAATCCTGTCATCCCTGTTTATGACGTGAGTGGGCCTTATACCGATCCCGAAGCAGAGATCAACATTCATGCAGGTTTGCCGGCATTGCGCTGGCGCTGGCCCTGGGTCTTGCCGACGACCATCGTACACAGTCTCGAACCGTCCTCGGCCTATGGTCGGCAACGTCAGGAAGATCCGCAAACGGCGCAGATTCGCTTTCAGCGCCGAAGTGAGATTCGTCGTGCCGCCCCCGGCCGAAATGTGAGCCAGATGCATGCCGCCCGCCGCGGTATCGTCACGCCGGAGATGGAATTCGTGGCCATTCGCGAGAATGAGGCCAGGGACGCCTTGCGCGAGAGTCATCCGGAACTGTTCCGAGCTCATGCCGGGGAAGGGTTTGGTGCGCGTCTGCCGGAGCGCTTCACGCCGGACTTCGTGCGCGATGAAGTGGCGAGTGGACGGGCTATCATTCCGGCCAATATCAATCATCCTGAGCTGGAGCCGATGGCCATTGGGCGCAATTTCCGCGTCAAGATCAACGCCAATATCGGCAATTCGGCGGTGACGAGTTCCATTGCCGAAGAGGTGGAGAAGATGGTTTGGGCCATCCGCTGGGGTGCGGATACGGTCATGGATCTCTCTACGGGTAAGCACATCCACGAGACACGGGAGTGGATCCTGCGCAATTCTCCGGTGCCCATCGGTACGGTGCCCATCTATCAGGCCCTGGAAAAGGTCGATGGCAAGGCTGAAGAGCTGACTTGGGAGCTGTTCCGCGACACCCTCATCGAACAGGCCGAGCAGGGGGTGGATTATTTCACCATCCATGCGGGGGTGCTCCTGCGTTATGTACCCCTGACGGCCAACCGCCTCACCGGTATCGTTTCCCGTGGCGGCTCGATCATGGCCAAATGGTGCCTGGCGCATCATCAAGAGAACTTCCTCTATACCCATTTCGCCGAGATCTGCGAGATCATGCAGGCCTATGATGTAAGTTTTTCCCTAGGGGATGGTCTGCGTCCCGGTTCCATTGCCGATGCCAATGATGAAGCGCAATTCGCCGAGCTGCATACCCTTGGGGAGCTGACCAAGATTGCTTGGGAGCAGGATGTGCAGGTAATGATCGAAGGGCCGGGGCACGTACCCATGCAGCGCATTCGCGCCAATATGGATGAGGAATTACAGCATTGTTTTGAGGCGCCTTTCTACACCTTGGGCCCGTTGACTACCGACATTGCTCCTGGTTATGACCACATCACCAGCGCCATTGGGGCTGCGCAGATCGGTTGGTATGGCACCGCCATGCTCTGCTACGTGACGCCAAAGGAGCATCTTGGCTTGCCCGACAAGAATGACGTGCGCGAGGGGGTGATGGCATACAAACTCGCCGCGCACGCGGCCGACCTTGCCAAGGGTTATCCCGGCGCGCAGGTGCGGGATAACGCCCTATCCAAGGCGCGTTTTGAATTCCGCTGGGCAGATCAGTTTCATCTCGGCCTTGACCCCGAAAAGGCCCAGGCCTTCCACGATGAAACTCTACCCCAGGAGGGGGCCAAGCTGGCGCACTTTTGCTCCATGTGCGGACCGCATTTCTGCTCGATGAAAATTACCCAGGACCTGCAGGAATACGCTCAGCGCGGAATGCAGGAAAAATCGGCCGATTTTCAGCGCCTAGGGCAGAATATCTACCTCAAATCCTAA
- the guaA gene encoding glutamine-hydrolyzing GMP synthase translates to MSAERILILDFGSQVTQLIARRVREAHVYCEIHPCDVSDDVVRAFAPRGIILSGSHGSTYEDHDLRAPRTVWDLGVPVLGICYGMQTMAAQLGGAVSWTDHQEFGYAEVRARGHTRLLQDLQDFQTPEGYGMLQVWMSHGDQVTALPPGFKLMASTDSCPIAGMADEARGYYGVQFHPEVTHTRQGKALLHRFVHQICGCSGDWIMGDYVSEAVERIRAQVGDAEVILGLSGGVDSSVAAALIHRAIGDQLTCVFVDHGLLRLNEGDMVMEMFAGKLQARVIRVDASALFLRELAGISDPEQKRKIIGRLFVEVFRAEAEELQAGRPGHPGATFLAQGTIYPDVIESGGAKSKKAVTIKSHHNVGGLPEQLGLQLLEPLRELFKDEVRELGVALGLPREMVYRHPFPGPGLGVRILGEVKQEYADLLRRADAIFIDELRAAIDPDTGESWYDQTSQAFAVFLPVKSVGVMGDGRTYDYVVALRAVQTSDFMTADWAELPYSLLKKVSSRIINEVRGINRVTYDISSKPPATIEWE, encoded by the coding sequence ATGAGTGCGGAACGCATCCTGATCCTGGATTTTGGTTCCCAGGTCACCCAGCTCATCGCCCGGCGTGTGCGCGAGGCCCATGTCTACTGCGAGATTCATCCCTGCGACGTGAGTGACGACGTGGTCCGCGCTTTCGCGCCCCGGGGTATCATCCTCTCGGGGAGTCACGGCAGTACCTATGAGGACCACGACCTACGCGCGCCCCGGACCGTCTGGGATCTGGGGGTGCCGGTGCTGGGGATCTGCTATGGCATGCAGACCATGGCGGCGCAGTTGGGCGGCGCGGTGAGCTGGACCGACCATCAGGAATTTGGCTACGCCGAGGTGCGTGCCCGCGGCCACACCCGCCTTTTGCAAGATCTTCAGGATTTTCAGACCCCTGAGGGCTACGGTATGCTTCAGGTCTGGATGAGTCATGGCGATCAGGTGACCGCCCTGCCGCCGGGCTTCAAGCTCATGGCCAGCACCGACAGCTGTCCCATCGCCGGGATGGCGGATGAAGCGCGCGGCTATTATGGAGTGCAATTCCATCCGGAAGTGACCCACACCCGGCAGGGCAAGGCCCTGCTCCATCGCTTCGTGCACCAGATCTGCGGCTGCAGCGGCGATTGGATCATGGGGGACTATGTCAGCGAGGCCGTGGAGCGCATCCGCGCCCAAGTGGGAGACGCGGAGGTGATCCTCGGGCTCTCGGGTGGGGTGGACTCCAGTGTCGCCGCCGCCCTCATCCACCGCGCCATTGGCGATCAGCTCACCTGCGTTTTTGTGGATCACGGCCTGCTGCGATTGAACGAAGGCGACATGGTTATGGAGATGTTTGCGGGCAAGCTCCAGGCCCGGGTCATCCGTGTCGATGCCAGCGCACTCTTTTTGCGTGAGCTCGCTGGGATCAGTGATCCTGAGCAGAAACGGAAGATCATCGGTCGTCTTTTCGTCGAGGTCTTTCGCGCGGAAGCTGAAGAACTCCAGGCCGGCCGGCCGGGGCACCCGGGCGCCACTTTCCTCGCGCAAGGCACCATCTACCCCGACGTCATCGAGTCGGGTGGTGCCAAGAGCAAGAAAGCCGTCACCATCAAGAGCCACCACAATGTGGGTGGGCTGCCGGAACAACTGGGCCTGCAGCTCTTGGAACCCCTGCGCGAACTGTTCAAGGATGAGGTGCGCGAGCTGGGGGTGGCCTTGGGGCTGCCGCGGGAGATGGTCTATCGCCATCCCTTTCCCGGCCCCGGCCTGGGCGTCCGCATCCTGGGCGAGGTCAAACAGGAATACGCCGATCTGCTGCGCCGCGCCGATGCGATCTTCATTGACGAACTGCGCGCCGCCATCGATCCCGACACCGGCGAAAGTTGGTATGACCAGACCAGCCAGGCCTTTGCCGTCTTTCTGCCGGTAAAGAGCGTTGGGGTGATGGGCGATGGGCGTACCTACGACTATGTAGTTGCCCTGCGCGCGGTACAGACCAGTGACTTCATGACTGCCGATTGGGCCGAGCTGCCATACAGCCTTCTGAAAAAGGTCAGTAGCCGAATCATCAACGAGGTGCGCGGCATCAACCGGGTCACCTACGATATTTCCTCCAAGCCGCCAGCGACGATTGAGTGGGAATGA
- a CDS encoding CCA tRNA nucleotidyltransferase, translated as MTCSVGKKDILQRIETVWPLSRIQSLQVLGEQAAAQGAELYLVGGVVRDLFLARPSEDWDLALDGDLELFLDTLERLGYRLRKRSLFGTASLVDAEGLRWDLAHCRGERYARPGALPEVFPADIHSDLYRRDFRCNAMALALSPESFGTLLDPFGGLDDIDRGVLEVLHAKSFQDDPTRVLRGLRFSLRFNFSLGTDAKKQLQVLLAADGFANVSGTRLFREIQMLLALPNLAFNLQQMACWGLATLLPPLQSPPGDLWPALQRLEAALEQYQQAFSESLPQPEAVLLLLAALSPPPLREECWQHWQWRGDKRWQRDLASLPAKLPGPDAAAQARYWQKWAPAGILCALALQEEPELTASAWQYLRRWRWQKVPVDGRDLLAWGIAPGPELGSLLTTLQNAVWNGAFDDKDGARRWLTQQNLLP; from the coding sequence TTGACCTGCAGTGTCGGCAAAAAGGACATCCTGCAGCGCATCGAGACCGTCTGGCCCCTCTCGCGTATTCAATCCTTACAGGTGCTTGGCGAGCAAGCGGCGGCGCAGGGTGCCGAGTTATATCTTGTTGGTGGAGTCGTGCGCGACCTGTTTCTAGCCCGTCCCAGCGAGGACTGGGACTTGGCGCTGGATGGCGATCTAGAACTTTTTCTGGACACCCTGGAACGGCTCGGGTATCGACTCCGCAAACGCTCCCTGTTCGGCACCGCGAGCCTGGTAGACGCAGAGGGTCTGCGCTGGGACTTGGCGCACTGTCGCGGCGAACGTTATGCCCGACCCGGGGCCCTACCAGAAGTCTTCCCTGCCGACATTCACAGCGATTTGTATCGCCGGGATTTCCGCTGTAACGCCATGGCTCTGGCGCTTTCCCCCGAGAGCTTCGGTACTTTGCTCGATCCATTTGGCGGTTTGGACGATATTGACCGGGGTGTTCTGGAAGTATTACACGCAAAGTCTTTTCAGGACGACCCCACCCGAGTACTCCGGGGTCTGCGCTTCTCCCTGCGTTTCAACTTCTCCCTGGGCACGGACGCGAAGAAACAACTGCAGGTTCTGCTGGCGGCGGATGGTTTCGCCAACGTCAGCGGAACTCGATTGTTCCGGGAAATCCAGATGCTGTTGGCTCTCCCAAACCTTGCATTCAATTTGCAGCAAATGGCGTGCTGGGGACTGGCTACCCTCCTACCCCCATTGCAAAGCCCTCCTGGTGATCTCTGGCCCGCCTTGCAGCGCTTGGAGGCGGCGCTGGAGCAATACCAACAAGCCTTTAGCGAATCGTTGCCGCAACCGGAGGCGGTTCTCCTTCTGCTCGCCGCCCTCAGCCCGCCGCCCCTGCGCGAGGAGTGCTGGCAGCATTGGCAATGGCGAGGTGACAAGCGCTGGCAGCGCGACCTCGCATCGCTGCCCGCAAAACTGCCTGGCCCCGATGCCGCAGCACAGGCCCGCTATTGGCAGAAATGGGCGCCCGCGGGTATTCTGTGCGCCTTGGCTCTGCAGGAGGAGCCAGAGTTGACCGCATCGGCGTGGCAGTACCTGCGCAGATGGCGCTGGCAGAAAGTACCGGTGGATGGACGGGATTTACTGGCTTGGGGAATTGCTCCGGGACCGGAACTTGGCTCACTGCTTACCACGCTGCAAAACGCCGTCTGGAATGGTGCCTTTGACGACAAGGACGGAGCCCGGCGTTGGCTGACACAACAGAACCTATTGCCGTAA
- a CDS encoding deoxynucleoside kinase, with protein MLIVCEGPMGAGKTSLTRILAQHFQASQCLETPGDNPFLAELYRGHRHALATELHFLLQRQQQWQTLPATLCFSDHGPDKDLLFSAQTLDAQERELYLRIRAEILPQTPNIALMIFLDAPVDTLYARIAARGDQWDQALTRDYLAQIRARYDDYFSQYAGNCLDLRGQDLDFVARAKDATILTDLVGNKLHELGWRQ; from the coding sequence ATGTTGATTGTCTGCGAAGGCCCCATGGGCGCTGGCAAAACCAGCCTTACCCGCATACTTGCGCAACATTTTCAGGCGAGCCAATGCCTGGAAACTCCGGGTGACAACCCTTTTTTGGCGGAGCTCTATCGCGGCCACCGGCACGCGCTGGCTACGGAATTGCATTTTTTGCTCCAACGCCAACAACAATGGCAGACACTGCCAGCAACCCTGTGTTTCAGCGATCATGGCCCAGACAAGGATCTGCTCTTCAGTGCGCAAACCCTGGATGCGCAGGAGCGCGAGCTCTATCTGCGCATTCGCGCCGAGATCTTGCCCCAAACGCCCAACATTGCACTGATGATCTTTCTCGACGCCCCGGTGGACACGCTGTATGCCCGCATTGCCGCGCGCGGCGATCAATGGGATCAGGCGCTCACGCGGGATTATCTGGCCCAGATTCGGGCACGCTATGATGACTATTTTTCCCAATACGCCGGCAACTGTCTGGACCTGCGCGGACAGGATCTGGACTTCGTTGCCCGCGCGAAAGATGCTACAATCTTGACCGATTTAGTCGGGAATAAATTACACGAACTGGGGTGGCGGCAGTGA